From the Desulfovibrio sp. JY genome, one window contains:
- the glgP gene encoding alpha-glucan family phosphorylase, whose translation MQPLRVYSVVPKLPPKLNALWDLAYNLLFSWNDDIATLFAQVDRKLWRECSGNPVGFLNRLPQKTLETLAEDDFFVERVGDLRQILETYLSRKTTSIPFPDRDGQPVVAYFSLEYGISACLPVYSGGLGILAGDHLKSASDLCVPLVGIGLCYQQGYFRQYLTADGWQQERYPIYDFEQMPLSLCKNDAGERIMIHVDLKGERVHAQIWKAQVGRVSLYLMDTNVPENQPASRQLTNRLYGGDLETRVRQEYLLGIGGIRALEALSLKPKVIHMNEGHSAFAGLERIAIFMDKHKLSFEAAMELVASSSIFTTHTPVPAGNDRFPPDLIQAYFEDYAKRLGLAFKVLMALGREDPRNDAEHFCMPVLALKLSRFNNGVSKLHGVVSRKMWNRVWNQYPVEDVPIGALTNGVHVPTWVAQDLATLYDRYFGANWREDPDTGRVFAQTHLISDAELWRAHERLRERLVGYVRERLRDQLLARGARRAELQNAEEVLDPQTLTIGFARRFATYKRANLLLSDKARLLKILSNTDHPVQFIFAGKAHPHDNEGKKIIQELVQICQSPECRFNMVFLEDYDMEIASYLVQGVDVWLNTPRRPLEACGTSGMKAMCNGVLNYSTLDGWWAEAWKPDNSVGWAIGQGEEYEDGGYQDFVESQTLYNVLENEIIPTFYDRGHHGNLPRNWIRKMKDSISQLAPLYNSHRMVEDYARVAYVPALENYNRLTRDDCAAAKDLASWRMDMMTKWSSLDIRNIRSEDPEELHVGDPVLVRAEVHLNGIRPQDVEVQIYAGRLDYEGKFAQRETVNMQPSEITPDGWQIYTGKIQPTEAGRFGYTVRILPHHPLLLDSHSLGLIRWATA comes from the coding sequence ATGCAGCCGTTACGCGTCTATAGCGTTGTGCCGAAATTGCCGCCAAAGCTCAATGCGCTTTGGGATCTGGCCTACAATCTGCTTTTTTCCTGGAACGACGACATTGCAACGCTTTTCGCCCAGGTGGACCGGAAACTGTGGCGCGAGTGCTCGGGCAATCCGGTGGGCTTCCTCAACCGGCTGCCGCAAAAAACCCTGGAAACCCTGGCCGAGGACGACTTTTTCGTCGAACGGGTGGGCGACCTGCGCCAGATCCTCGAGACCTATCTTTCCCGCAAAACCACCTCCATCCCCTTTCCGGACCGCGACGGCCAGCCGGTGGTGGCCTATTTCAGCCTGGAATACGGCATCAGCGCCTGTCTGCCCGTCTATTCCGGCGGGCTCGGCATCCTGGCCGGCGACCACCTCAAGTCGGCAAGCGATCTCTGCGTGCCCCTGGTCGGCATCGGGCTGTGCTACCAGCAGGGCTATTTCCGCCAGTACCTGACGGCCGACGGCTGGCAACAGGAACGCTACCCGATATACGATTTCGAGCAGATGCCGTTGTCGCTTTGTAAAAACGACGCCGGCGAGCGCATCATGATCCACGTCGACCTCAAGGGCGAACGGGTCCACGCCCAGATATGGAAAGCCCAGGTCGGCCGGGTGTCGCTCTACCTCATGGACACCAACGTGCCGGAAAACCAGCCCGCCTCCCGCCAGCTCACCAACCGGCTCTACGGCGGCGACCTGGAAACCCGGGTGCGCCAGGAATACCTGCTCGGCATCGGCGGCATCCGGGCGTTGGAAGCGCTCTCGCTCAAGCCCAAGGTCATCCACATGAACGAAGGCCATTCCGCCTTCGCCGGCCTCGAGCGCATCGCCATCTTCATGGACAAGCACAAGCTTTCCTTCGAGGCCGCCATGGAACTCGTGGCCTCGAGCTCCATCTTCACCACCCACACGCCCGTGCCGGCCGGCAACGACCGCTTTCCGCCGGACCTGATCCAGGCCTATTTCGAGGACTACGCCAAGCGCCTGGGCCTGGCCTTCAAGGTGCTCATGGCCCTTGGCCGCGAGGACCCGCGAAACGACGCCGAGCACTTCTGCATGCCGGTCCTGGCGCTCAAGCTCTCGCGCTTCAACAACGGCGTCTCCAAGCTCCACGGCGTGGTCTCGCGCAAGATGTGGAACCGCGTCTGGAACCAGTATCCCGTGGAGGACGTGCCCATCGGGGCGCTGACCAACGGCGTGCACGTGCCGACCTGGGTGGCCCAGGACCTGGCCACCCTCTACGACCGCTACTTCGGGGCCAACTGGCGCGAGGATCCGGACACCGGCCGCGTCTTCGCCCAGACGCATCTGATTTCCGACGCCGAGCTGTGGCGCGCCCACGAACGGCTGCGCGAACGGCTGGTCGGCTACGTGCGCGAACGGCTGCGCGATCAGCTGCTGGCCCGGGGCGCCAGGCGCGCGGAACTGCAAAACGCCGAGGAAGTCCTCGATCCCCAGACGCTGACCATCGGCTTCGCCCGCCGTTTCGCCACCTACAAGCGGGCCAATCTGCTGCTCAGCGACAAGGCGCGACTGCTCAAGATCCTCTCCAACACCGACCACCCCGTGCAGTTCATCTTCGCCGGCAAGGCCCACCCCCACGACAACGAAGGCAAAAAGATCATCCAGGAACTGGTGCAGATCTGCCAGAGCCCCGAGTGCCGCTTCAACATGGTCTTCCTGGAAGACTACGACATGGAAATCGCCAGCTATCTCGTGCAGGGCGTGGACGTGTGGCTCAACACCCCCCGCCGGCCGCTCGAAGCCTGCGGCACCAGCGGCATGAAGGCCATGTGCAACGGCGTGCTCAACTACAGCACCCTCGACGGCTGGTGGGCCGAGGCCTGGAAGCCCGACAACAGCGTGGGCTGGGCCATCGGCCAGGGCGAGGAATACGAGGATGGCGGCTACCAGGATTTCGTGGAAAGCCAGACCCTCTACAACGTTCTGGAAAACGAGATCATCCCGACCTTCTACGATCGCGGGCACCACGGCAACCTGCCGCGCAACTGGATCCGCAAGATGAAGGATTCCATCAGCCAGCTCGCCCCGCTCTACAACTCCCACCGCATGGTCGAAGACTACGCCCGCGTGGCCTACGTGCCGGCGCTGGAAAACTACAACCGGCTGACCCGCGACGACTGCGCCGCCGCCAAGGACCTGGCCTCCTGGCGCATGGACATGATGACCAAATGGAGCAGCCTCGATATCCGCAACATCCGCTCCGAAGACCCCGAGGAACTCCACGTCGGCGACCCGGTGCTGGTGCGGGCCGAAGTGCACCTGAACGGCATCCGGCCCCAGGACGTCGAAGTCCAGATCTACGCCGGCCGGCTGGACTACGAAGGCAAATTCGCCCAGCGCGAAACCGTCAATATGCAGCCCAGCGAAATCACCCCCGACGGCTGGCAGATCTATACCGGCAAGATCCAGCCCACCGAGGCCGGCCGCTTCGGCTATACCGTGCGGATCCTGCCCCACCACCCGCTGCTGCTCGATTCCCACTCCCTGGGCCTCATCCG
- the dut gene encoding dUTP diphosphatase translates to MSDATSILRIKFLRDSSRDNPPTVATPGSAGLDLRADIDTDALTVSPGDRVAVPTGIAIEIDAPGVAGFVYSRSGLGAKHGLTVAQGVGVIDPDYRGEITVWLLNTSKEPVTIARHERIAQLVLAPVVRPVIMPVEELGDTSRGSGGFGHTGKA, encoded by the coding sequence GTGTCCGACGCCACAAGCATCCTGCGCATCAAGTTTCTGCGCGATTCCAGCCGCGATAATCCGCCCACGGTCGCCACGCCCGGCTCGGCCGGGCTGGACCTGCGCGCGGACATCGACACGGATGCGCTGACCGTGTCCCCCGGCGATCGCGTGGCCGTGCCGACCGGCATCGCCATCGAAATCGACGCTCCCGGCGTGGCCGGCTTCGTCTATTCCCGCTCGGGACTCGGCGCCAAGCACGGCCTGACCGTGGCCCAGGGCGTGGGCGTCATCGACCCCGACTACCGGGGCGAAATCACGGTGTGGCTGCTCAATACGTCCAAGGAGCCGGTCACCATCGCCCGCCACGAGCGCATCGCCCAGCTCGTGCTCGCGCCCGTCGTGCGGCCCGTCATCATGCCCGTGGAGGAGCTCGGCGACACGTCGCGCGGCAGCGGCGGCTTCGGCCACACCGGCAAGGCGTGA
- a CDS encoding aspartate aminotransferase family protein: MSEAFDALQAREQAAVMSTYGRYPLAVSSAKGCRLYDLDGREYIDLLGGIAVCNLGHCREEIAEVIAAKARELVHVSNLFYQREQVELAEALKATCHAGKVFFCNSGAEANEGAIKLARRYMRTVKERDAYEIVTLTHSFHGRTLATLTATGQDKIKFGFDPLPEGFVTVPSGDIEAMRAAIGPHTAAVLVECIQGEGGVNPLSKEYVTALAALCKEKDILFMCDEVQCGMCRSGRFWAFQNYGVEPDVFTCSKALANGLPMGAVLATDAVAAGFVPGAHATTFGGGALVSAAATKTLAIMRDDHLAERAARMGDFAKALFEDVKAQCPGKIETIRGMGLMLGIVLTFPGADVWKKLLDRGFVLNLTQGNVLRLLPPLVIEQEDLKLFASALADVLGEV, encoded by the coding sequence ATGAGCGAGGCGTTCGACGCGCTGCAAGCGCGGGAGCAGGCAGCGGTCATGAGCACCTATGGCCGGTATCCGTTGGCCGTATCCTCGGCCAAGGGATGCCGTCTGTATGATCTTGATGGCCGTGAATACATTGATCTTTTGGGCGGGATTGCCGTGTGCAACCTGGGGCATTGCCGCGAGGAGATCGCCGAGGTGATCGCGGCCAAGGCCCGCGAGCTCGTGCATGTGAGCAACCTTTTCTACCAGCGTGAGCAGGTGGAGCTGGCCGAGGCGCTCAAGGCCACCTGCCATGCCGGCAAGGTGTTTTTTTGCAATTCCGGGGCCGAGGCCAACGAAGGCGCCATCAAGCTGGCCCGGCGTTACATGCGCACGGTCAAGGAGCGCGACGCCTACGAGATCGTCACGCTGACGCATTCCTTTCACGGCCGCACCCTGGCCACGCTGACGGCCACCGGGCAGGACAAGATCAAGTTCGGCTTCGATCCGTTGCCGGAGGGGTTCGTGACCGTGCCGTCCGGCGACATCGAAGCCATGCGGGCGGCCATCGGGCCGCACACGGCGGCGGTGCTGGTGGAGTGCATCCAGGGCGAGGGCGGGGTGAACCCGCTTTCCAAAGAGTACGTGACGGCCCTGGCGGCGCTGTGCAAGGAAAAGGACATCCTTTTCATGTGCGACGAGGTGCAGTGCGGCATGTGCCGGTCGGGCCGGTTCTGGGCCTTCCAGAACTACGGCGTCGAGCCGGACGTCTTCACCTGCTCCAAGGCCCTGGCCAACGGGCTGCCCATGGGCGCGGTGCTGGCCACGGACGCCGTCGCGGCCGGATTCGTGCCGGGAGCCCATGCCACCACGTTCGGCGGCGGGGCACTGGTGTCGGCAGCGGCGACCAAGACCCTGGCCATCATGCGCGACGACCATCTGGCCGAGCGGGCGGCGCGCATGGGCGACTTCGCCAAGGCCCTGTTCGAGGATGTGAAGGCCCAGTGTCCCGGCAAGATCGAGACGATTCGGGGCATGGGACTCATGCTCGGCATCGTGCTGACCTTCCCCGGGGCCGATGTCTGGAAGAAACTGCTCGATCGCGGGTTCGTGCTGAACCTCACCCAGGGCAACGTGCTGCGGCTGCTGCCGCCCCTGGTCATCGAACAGGAAGACCTGAAACTCTTCGCTTCCGCCCTGGCCGACGTCCTGGGCGAGGTGTAA
- a CDS encoding B12-binding domain-containing radical SAM protein: MNVLFANLAGVKVDPDGKVRHFIKAGSRWPMTIGYAKSVDYYPFPFWLAYALALCKRDTKAACSGLDGVVMDFTDAEMLVEVKRRKPDLIVTELAALTLADDLRFLDRLKRETGCKVLVAGNHATVAAEALLTENVCLDFAAIGEYEMTVKDVIEALMAGRGDLSDIPGLVCRKDGQIVNTGRRELLADLDSLPFPDREDFPATIYPDFTLYSPCINIVSSRGCPCGCVYCQERHIMYASPRYRPRDPQKVAEEMEYCIKRFGAKQFYFDDQSFVVKKSHVLGICAAIKERGIKIPWTVMGDAMFVDRETLFAMADAGCIGMKFGVESADPDILKAIGKPLDLDKCRQVVKWCRECGIRTHATFCLGLPGETEETIKKSLAFMEELDADTAQVSKAVPYPGTPMYAWASERGYLVAKDLTSFDGMGSCVVGYPDLPAEEIDRWYGIFSRRVAKKKLLKYLSEPGQSLSILMEMGRRKGVASVVKSAWTFVTRAFR, from the coding sequence ATGAATGTCCTTTTCGCCAATCTGGCCGGGGTCAAAGTCGATCCTGACGGCAAGGTCCGTCACTTCATCAAGGCCGGCTCCCGCTGGCCCATGACCATCGGCTACGCCAAGTCCGTCGATTACTATCCCTTTCCCTTCTGGCTGGCCTACGCCCTGGCCCTCTGCAAACGGGACACCAAGGCCGCCTGCTCGGGCCTCGACGGCGTGGTCATGGACTTCACCGACGCCGAAATGCTCGTGGAGGTCAAACGGCGCAAGCCCGACCTCATCGTCACCGAACTGGCCGCCCTGACCCTGGCCGACGACCTGCGCTTTCTGGACAGGCTCAAGCGGGAAACCGGCTGCAAGGTGCTCGTGGCCGGCAACCATGCCACCGTGGCCGCCGAGGCGCTGCTGACCGAAAACGTCTGCCTCGATTTCGCCGCCATCGGCGAATACGAAATGACGGTCAAGGACGTGATCGAGGCGCTTATGGCCGGTCGCGGAGACCTCTCCGACATCCCCGGGCTGGTCTGCCGCAAGGACGGGCAAATCGTGAATACCGGCCGGCGCGAACTGCTGGCCGATCTCGACAGCCTGCCCTTCCCCGACCGCGAGGATTTTCCGGCCACCATCTACCCGGACTTCACCCTCTACTCGCCCTGCATCAACATCGTCTCCTCGCGCGGCTGCCCCTGCGGCTGCGTCTACTGCCAGGAACGCCACATCATGTACGCCTCGCCGCGCTACCGGCCCCGCGATCCGCAGAAAGTGGCCGAGGAGATGGAATATTGCATCAAACGCTTCGGGGCCAAGCAGTTCTATTTCGACGACCAGAGCTTTGTGGTGAAAAAATCCCACGTGCTCGGCATCTGCGCGGCCATCAAGGAACGCGGGATCAAAATTCCCTGGACCGTCATGGGCGACGCCATGTTCGTGGACCGGGAGACGCTTTTCGCCATGGCCGACGCTGGCTGCATCGGCATGAAATTCGGCGTGGAATCGGCCGATCCGGACATCCTCAAAGCCATCGGCAAGCCGCTCGACCTCGATAAATGCCGGCAGGTGGTCAAATGGTGCCGGGAATGCGGCATCCGCACCCACGCCACCTTCTGCCTGGGCCTTCCCGGCGAAACCGAGGAAACCATCAAGAAGTCCCTGGCCTTCATGGAGGAACTCGACGCCGACACGGCGCAGGTGTCCAAGGCCGTGCCCTATCCCGGCACGCCCATGTACGCCTGGGCCAGCGAACGCGGCTACCTGGTGGCCAAGGACCTGACCAGCTTCGACGGCATGGGCTCCTGCGTGGTGGGATATCCGGACCTGCCGGCCGAGGAGATCGACCGCTGGTACGGCATCTTCTCCCGCCGCGTGGCCAAGAAGAAGCTGCTCAAATACTTGAGTGAGCCCGGCCAGAGCCTGTCGATTCTTATGGAGATGGGCCGGCGCAAGGGCGTCGCCAGCGTGGTGAAATCCGCCTGGACCTTCGTCACCCGGGCGTTTCGGTAG
- a CDS encoding MBL fold metallo-hydrolase: MLAECVLLTCVAFFGLAAPAFAAAPASDEFATSGGPLRIFFIGHGSLRFEYGGKEIYVDPFGKVGDYGTMPPADLVLLTHEHGDHLDPEAIAKIAGPDTAIVLTGPCLEKLGRGTVLENGQSATVAGIPVEAVPAYNIKHMRAPGTPFHPKGRGNGYILTFGDLRVYVAGDTENIPEMANLKNIDIAFLPMNLPYTMTPEMAAEAAQMFKPKVLYPYHFGETDPTKLVALLKDSGIDVRVRELR; this comes from the coding sequence ATGCTGGCGGAATGCGTTCTTCTCACCTGCGTGGCGTTTTTCGGCCTGGCCGCGCCGGCCTTCGCGGCAGCTCCGGCGTCCGACGAATTCGCCACCTCGGGCGGCCCGCTGCGCATCTTTTTCATCGGCCACGGTTCCCTGCGCTTCGAATACGGCGGCAAGGAAATCTACGTGGACCCCTTCGGCAAGGTGGGCGATTACGGGACCATGCCCCCGGCCGATCTGGTGCTGCTCACCCACGAGCACGGCGACCATCTGGACCCCGAAGCCATCGCCAAGATTGCCGGCCCGGACACCGCCATCGTGTTGACCGGCCCCTGCCTGGAAAAGCTCGGTCGGGGCACGGTGCTGGAAAACGGCCAGAGCGCGACCGTCGCCGGCATACCCGTCGAAGCCGTGCCGGCCTACAACATCAAGCACATGCGCGCGCCGGGAACGCCCTTCCATCCCAAGGGCCGGGGCAACGGCTACATCCTGACCTTCGGCGACCTGCGCGTCTACGTGGCCGGGGACACGGAAAACATCCCCGAGATGGCCAACCTCAAGAATATCGACATCGCCTTTTTGCCCATGAACCTGCCCTATACGATGACGCCGGAAATGGCGGCCGAGGCGGCGCAAATGTTCAAGCCCAAGGTCCTCTATCCCTATCACTTCGGCGAAACGGACCCGACCAAGCTCGTGGCCCTGCTCAAGGATTCGGGCATCGACGTGCGCGTGCGCGAACTGCGGTAG
- a CDS encoding cache domain-containing protein codes for MLRRFSLAGHQPPTDRHARARTPWSIRQTLLFILVPAVIVLLATTGLLLMRSANSSVETAIARGSLSLTLAQARELQNLLAGCREDAVALAHKPVTRERLHDFMEGAAAARGMVYAEAASIPAGPDDPVVLLKSDGRVADVSPDVARRAQNGPLALPRKATSLKPGQVSLSALTEVYYPPMGLGFEPRQRNLALFRLTTPVAGPDGRPAGFLVLSIDARAVRNILSLYNSPQSPILGFHRTRENRQSLFVDDQGWMLFQSENVAEPTREISVAGVKPGLSGDTGSPGDDGAFRPAPDHEAYWRMIEAIRQGHAGMERAEPGFGPPKIASSDDFVGYAPVRFASGPDDKTEVVGGVIYIDRSLLPRAAQFDQGNILFLATAASALLLAVLIVVLSGRIVQPMTRLADALREMRHEGHLREIELPDSGLEVTRVKRVCNRLIAALLAREVTLGDSRDGAPREALPLERRSPIAPKARQTADASPVEPPSASDPFGDASLSDRQRAALLALVDRGVFSRQDYQDAGGDIPQRTAQHDLQDLVSRGVLDKDGRGPATRYRLRRGAKRS; via the coding sequence ATGCTGCGACGTTTCAGCCTGGCCGGGCATCAGCCCCCAACCGACCGCCATGCCCGCGCGCGCACGCCGTGGAGCATCCGTCAAACGCTCCTTTTCATCCTTGTTCCGGCCGTCATCGTGCTTCTGGCCACAACCGGGCTCCTGCTCATGCGCTCGGCCAATTCCTCCGTGGAAACGGCCATCGCGCGCGGCTCCCTGAGCCTCACCCTGGCCCAGGCCCGGGAGCTCCAAAATCTGCTGGCCGGCTGCCGCGAGGACGCCGTGGCCCTGGCCCACAAGCCCGTGACCCGGGAGCGGTTGCACGATTTCATGGAAGGCGCCGCCGCCGCCCGGGGCATGGTCTATGCCGAGGCGGCCTCCATCCCGGCCGGCCCAGACGATCCCGTGGTGTTGCTCAAAAGCGACGGCCGGGTGGCGGACGTTTCGCCGGATGTGGCGCGCCGGGCCCAAAACGGTCCCCTGGCGCTCCCCCGCAAGGCAACGTCCCTGAAGCCGGGCCAGGTCAGCCTGTCCGCGTTGACCGAAGTCTATTACCCGCCCATGGGACTGGGCTTCGAGCCGCGCCAGCGCAATCTGGCCCTTTTTCGCCTGACCACGCCCGTGGCCGGGCCGGACGGCCGACCGGCCGGTTTCCTGGTTCTGTCCATCGACGCCCGGGCCGTCCGCAACATCCTGTCGCTGTACAACTCGCCCCAGTCCCCGATCCTGGGCTTTCACCGCACCCGGGAAAACCGGCAAAGCCTCTTTGTGGACGACCAGGGCTGGATGCTTTTCCAATCCGAGAACGTGGCGGAACCGACACGCGAGATCTCGGTTGCCGGCGTCAAGCCGGGGCTTTCCGGCGACACCGGCAGTCCCGGCGACGACGGCGCGTTTCGCCCGGCCCCGGACCATGAAGCCTATTGGCGCATGATCGAGGCCATCCGGCAGGGCCACGCCGGCATGGAACGCGCCGAACCGGGGTTCGGACCGCCCAAGATCGCCTCCAGCGACGACTTCGTCGGCTACGCGCCGGTGCGCTTCGCCAGCGGGCCGGACGACAAAACCGAAGTCGTGGGCGGCGTCATTTATATCGACCGCAGTTTGCTGCCGCGCGCGGCCCAGTTCGACCAGGGCAACATCCTGTTTCTGGCCACGGCCGCAAGTGCGCTCCTTTTGGCCGTCCTGATCGTCGTGTTGTCCGGCCGCATTGTCCAGCCGATGACGCGCCTTGCCGATGCCCTGCGGGAAATGCGCCACGAAGGCCATCTGCGGGAAATCGAACTGCCGGACAGCGGGCTCGAGGTCACCAGGGTCAAGCGTGTCTGCAACCGGCTCATCGCGGCCTTGCTCGCCAGGGAAGTGACCCTCGGCGACAGTCGCGACGGCGCGCCGCGTGAGGCCCTTCCCCTGGAAAGGAGGTCGCCAATCGCGCCAAAAGCACGCCAGACGGCAGACGCGTCCCCCGTCGAGCCTCCCTCCGCCTCCGACCCGTTCGGCGACGCTTCCCTGTCCGACCGGCAGCGCGCCGCGCTCCTTGCCCTGGTCGATCGCGGCGTCTTCTCGCGCCAGGACTACCAGGACGCCGGCGGCGACATTCCCCAACGCACGGCCCAGCACGACCTGCAAGACCTCGTGAGCCGTGGCGTCCTGGACAAGGACGGCCGGGGACCGGCCACCCGCTACCGCTTGCGCCGGGGAGCAAAACGGTCATGA
- a CDS encoding superoxide dismutase: protein MILPGQAWAEAFAAPPLPYPENALEPVISGRTVSFHYGKHTLGYFKNANKLVAESPLAGQPLDKVFLAAAKDPKLTPIFHNAAQAWNHVFYWNGLKPGGGGAPTGKLAKAVDASFGSADACKKALATAATSVFGSGWAWLVADGDGKLKVVATGNAGNPMQDGLKPLWVIDVWEHAYYLDYQNRRADYVAGVLNKLVNWDFASKNLG from the coding sequence ATGATCCTGCCAGGCCAGGCCTGGGCCGAGGCCTTTGCCGCCCCGCCCCTGCCCTATCCGGAAAACGCCCTGGAGCCGGTCATCTCCGGCCGCACAGTAAGCTTTCACTACGGCAAGCACACACTTGGCTATTTCAAAAACGCCAATAAACTGGTGGCGGAAAGCCCGCTTGCCGGCCAGCCCCTGGACAAGGTCTTCCTGGCCGCGGCCAAGGACCCCAAACTGACGCCGATTTTCCACAACGCCGCCCAGGCCTGGAACCACGTCTTCTACTGGAACGGCCTCAAACCCGGCGGCGGCGGCGCGCCCACGGGCAAGCTGGCCAAGGCCGTGGACGCCTCCTTCGGCAGCGCCGACGCCTGCAAAAAGGCCCTGGCCACGGCTGCCACTTCCGTTTTCGGCAGCGGCTGGGCCTGGCTCGTGGCCGACGGCGACGGCAAGCTCAAGGTGGTTGCCACCGGCAACGCCGGCAATCCCATGCAGGACGGCCTGAAGCCGCTTTGGGTCATCGACGTCTGGGAACACGCCTACTACCTGGATTACCAGAACCGGCGGGCCGACTACGTGGCCGGCGTCCTGAACAAACTCGTCAACTGGGACTTCGCGTCCAAGAATCTGGGATAA
- a CDS encoding sigma-70 family RNA polymerase sigma factor, with protein MAEALVDMEDARVLSEIRAGDVDAYARLVTKYQGRVSGIVAGHAPRDRVGELAHEVFVRAYRSLSGYRGDSPFGHWLAKVAVRTCHDFWRAEYRRRERPESELSDECRAFVEEAAALESSEAAEETASRREAKELLAWAMDRLSPTDRMVVTLTHLEERPVAEAAEMLGISVPNVKVRAFRARKKLRELLGGVFGT; from the coding sequence ATGGCCGAAGCGTTGGTGGACATGGAGGATGCCCGGGTCCTTTCGGAAATCCGGGCGGGCGACGTGGACGCCTACGCCAGGCTCGTAACGAAGTACCAGGGGCGCGTGTCCGGCATCGTCGCCGGGCATGCGCCCCGGGACAGGGTCGGCGAGTTGGCGCACGAGGTGTTCGTGCGGGCCTACCGTTCCCTGTCCGGGTACCGGGGGGACAGCCCTTTCGGCCACTGGCTGGCCAAGGTGGCGGTGCGCACCTGCCACGACTTCTGGCGGGCGGAGTATCGACGCCGGGAACGGCCCGAAAGCGAACTGTCCGACGAATGCCGGGCGTTCGTGGAAGAAGCGGCCGCGCTGGAAAGCAGCGAAGCGGCCGAGGAAACCGCCTCGCGGCGAGAGGCCAAGGAACTCTTGGCCTGGGCCATGGACAGGCTCTCGCCCACGGACCGCATGGTCGTGACGCTGACGCACCTGGAGGAACGCCCTGTGGCCGAAGCAGCGGAAATGCTCGGCATAAGCGTTCCCAACGTCAAGGTGCGGGCGTTTCGGGCCAGGAAAAAACTGCGCGAACTGTTAGGCGGCGTTTTTGGCACGTAA
- a CDS encoding Spy/CpxP family protein refolding chaperone translates to MRKLFYGLLTLAILAGSAYAVAAGPGPGGPGGPGPVGLLGRLLSLNLSDAQKHEVAVILKQNQAAFQTAGQGMHEAFDTMREIMRTDPGNEQRIRQASRKIAAAGEELAVLRGKVKAKTLAVLTPEQRKQWNEGEMPPPPPNARGPFHADRELVDDWINAHAGPAK, encoded by the coding sequence ATGAGAAAATTGTTTTACGGCCTGCTTACGCTGGCCATCCTGGCCGGCTCCGCCTACGCCGTGGCGGCCGGTCCGGGCCCGGGTGGCCCGGGCGGTCCCGGACCGGTGGGATTGCTCGGACGCCTGTTATCGCTTAACCTGTCCGACGCTCAGAAGCACGAAGTCGCCGTGATCCTCAAGCAGAATCAAGCGGCATTCCAAACGGCGGGCCAGGGCATGCACGAGGCTTTCGACACCATGCGCGAAATCATGCGCACCGATCCCGGCAACGAACAGCGCATCCGGCAGGCCAGCCGCAAGATCGCGGCCGCCGGCGAGGAGTTGGCCGTGTTGCGGGGGAAGGTCAAGGCCAAGACCCTGGCCGTGCTGACGCCTGAGCAGCGCAAACAGTGGAACGAAGGGGAAATGCCCCCTCCGCCGCCCAACGCAAGGGGACCATTTCATGCCGACCGCGAGCTGGTCGATGACTGGATCAACGCCCACGCTGGCCCGGCGAAATAA